One 'Nostoc azollae' 0708 genomic window carries:
- a CDS encoding relaxase/mobilization nuclease domain-containing protein, whose protein sequence is MIGKQTKGRGFYKLLDYLYNSKDAKLIGGNMSGRNSRELTREFRLSRQLNPDAERVVYHVSLSAAKNDVISENKWCEIGNRYMKEMGFDANQFAIFRHTNTDHDHIHIVASRIRMDTAKVVHDSWDYLRSEKVLRQIEIDYDLVRVHGSRERLDRTQSIGQFRRIKREQEEYEMGKRDTLPEPSIKELVQQKVYNLSIDHPQMPILIMRLQQADISVRIGFTRNGKSKGISYQKDGIAFSGTQLGPAYTFRGLQKYLRIDYQSQRDDVHIEYLLDNPLK, encoded by the coding sequence ATGATTGGGAAACAGACGAAGGGTAGGGGTTTTTATAAACTACTGGATTATTTATATAACAGTAAAGATGCCAAATTAATTGGCGGTAACATGAGTGGTAGAAATTCTAGAGAACTAACTAGAGAATTTCGACTATCTCGACAATTAAATCCAGATGCTGAACGTGTTGTTTACCATGTTTCATTATCAGCGGCTAAAAATGATGTGATTTCTGAAAATAAATGGTGTGAAATTGGCAATCGCTACATGAAAGAGATGGGTTTTGATGCCAATCAATTTGCTATTTTCCGTCATACAAATACTGACCATGATCATATTCATATTGTTGCCAGTCGTATTAGGATGGATACGGCCAAAGTTGTGCATGATTCCTGGGATTATCTACGCTCTGAAAAGGTGCTACGCCAGATTGAGATTGACTATGATTTAGTGCGAGTCCACGGTAGTAGAGAAAGATTAGATCGTACACAAAGTATAGGACAATTTCGGCGTATTAAAAGAGAGCAAGAAGAATATGAAATGGGTAAGCGTGATACTCTTCCAGAACCTAGTATTAAAGAGCTAGTTCAGCAGAAAGTTTATAACTTATCTATTGATCATCCCCAGATGCCAATCTTAATTATGCGCTTGCAGCAAGCCGATATTAGTGTAAGGATAGGATTTACCAGAAATGGTAAGTCTAAAGGTATTTCCTACCAGAAAGATGGAATTGCGTTTAGTGGTACACAATTAGGTCCAGCTTATACATTCCGAGGATTACAGAAATATCTTCGAATTGACTATCAATCACAACGGGATGATGTGCATATTGAATATCTGTTAGATAATCCTCTTAAGTAA
- a CDS encoding plasmid mobilization protein, giving the protein MSRRKQSKRVIRNHLFSMRLSDIELDLLRIKSRDAGMSASELMRRNGLLQPLPKRLSKISLQIYLELGQIGNSLNQLVDVIKIAIEMGRTPPVHLELLEKLLEVLHQCRRDIAQVDTKGDNDWEEEEENTDDWETDEG; this is encoded by the coding sequence ATGTCTCGTCGTAAGCAGTCAAAAAGAGTCATAAGAAACCATCTTTTCTCAATGAGACTGAGTGATATCGAATTAGATTTGCTTCGGATAAAGTCAAGAGATGCGGGAATGTCAGCGAGTGAGTTGATGAGGCGTAATGGGTTGTTGCAACCACTCCCCAAACGACTGAGTAAAATTAGCTTACAAATATATTTGGAGTTAGGACAAATTGGTAATAGCTTAAATCAACTTGTTGACGTCATAAAGATAGCTATAGAAATGGGCCGTACTCCCCCAGTGCACCTGGAACTGTTAGAAAAACTGTTGGAAGTATTGCACCAGTGTAGACGAGATATTGCACAAGTTGATACGAAAGGAGATAACGACTGGGAGGAAGAAGAGGAAAATACTGATGATTGGGAAACAGACGAAGGGTAG